ACTGGAGTGATGGGTGGGATGATGGATGGGAGGCCCTACCAGAAGAGTTGGAGAGTCCAAAGAACAAACAAGAGAGTGCACCGTTATCTATCCATCCTCTCCACAGTTGTTGGATGGAGATTATCAGAAAACGTGTAGAGCTTGGTGAGCTGCACAAGGTTATTGAACTTCTGGACCGAGCATCTTCGAAACATAGCATGctcctagaggaagaagaagctcatAGCTTGGTTGAACTTGTATCTTCTCTGGACTGCTTCATGGCTCTCAAATTTGTCCTTTTACTTCCATACGAAGCTCTAAGACTGCAGTGCCTGAAGATGGTTGAGGTGAAAATGAGGGAAGGAACCGTGTCCACCTCATCAAACGCTGATGACCGTGAGCTCCTTGCTTTGGTTCTGTCATCTGGAACTATCCAGAAGATCACAACGGAAGAGCCATACTCCAAATTGTTCTCTTATTTATGCCATCTTGTTGGGAATCTTGCAAGGTCATTTCAGACTGATCTCCTTATGCAATGGAACGATCAAGCCACGTTGAAGAGCGATGGATCTTTACTCTTTGGTAAGGTTTTGTTTCCGTGTTTCATATCTGAACTGGTCCTCAGAGGTCAGCACCTGTTGGCTGGGTTCGTCATCTCCAGATGGATGCACACTCATCCGTCCCTGGGTCTGATGGATATCTCCGAGACCAGCGTACGGCGATTCCTTCAAGGTCAGGTTGCCCAAGCTGAGCAACCAGAAGGGGGTGATGCTTCTTTCACTGACGATGAAGTGTCTGTGAAACACACAATCTCCACTTTGCGATTGAAACTTGTTTCTCTTCTGCAAGCTGCATTGTCGGCTCTTCCAAACCAAGAGGTGTAGGCAGCAAGAAGTTTTGTGtacattttttttaactttacaCCGTGTACCAGTATAGCTGTAAGCCTGTGACGTTATAACATAAGATATTTGTCTGAGATAATGGTAAAGGTGGATAGCACAGAATTTCAGATTTTTGGGGGGGCAGTTATTCTTTCTGTTACAGAGGTGCACTACAAACATGTTTGCGTGCACATTTTAAATTTTATCACTAACCACAATTGTCATGAATATTGGGTGTAGGTACTATTACCCATAACTCAGAATATCCTGTGAAGGTCAGAATGTGCTAGGCTGACAGTGCCTGAGGACTAGTAGCTCTGGTGGATGATGCTTGGAAACTGCTGAACCCTGAACTTAATCCTAGTGCATTTTCTCGGTCATCTTGTCGATGCGACTACCGTGTTTGAGCATATCATCTTGGGTGTCGACATTGATAATTTGAATCGATTTATGTATTACGTTTTGCTTTAGTTTTGGAATCACACACTGAAGGTGTTGGGTAAAGCCACTGCTAGAATATAGTTACAGCTGACCTGTGGACTTAATGcaattgtagccgttgctctgtTTCTGTTTATAGTAATTCATAAGTGATCGATGTTGCTAGTAGTTATATAGTCATAAGCTGTTGAAAGAGTGCTATCTGGTAATCATGGCATTAAAAGGTTAATCCTTGTCCTCTCGTACAGAAACAAGACGCTCGAATGCTCGACCATGCGGAGGCCAGGGTACTCAGCTCAGCCACACCACAGCGCTAAGAGCGGCAACCAGCACCCGGCAGGAGTCATCGAGACTCCGCGGACTTATCATTTCGAGATCGCCCATGATGCGTCCACTCCGCCATGTTCAAGCCAAGCAACggccagaaaaaaaaatgctcaTCCACACCATACCAAGTTTTTTAAAATTCACCAAGTTTTATCCTTTTCAATTTTTAAAAAATGGACACATGGATTGTGTATGGAAATTTCACCGAACAGTCGTAAACATTAACCCAAGCTGCAATGCTACAACATAAGCAACATGAGGCAGCAGAAAACAAAGAATCTGGTATCTTTACAGACAGACACCTGCAGCTGTAAACTGAGCAATTACCAGTTAGCACCTTCTGATAGAAGAGGTACTGGTAGAGGAGTATTGAAAAAGCGTGCCACTGCTCACGCTGTAAGCAGAAGCCAAGTAGTTTAAACATGCTCAACGCCTGAAAAGCAATAGTTCACACACGAAATAAGTGTGCAATAGTAGTTCAGCCACACCCCAACCCAGCCACACCACAATCTGGTAATAAAGCAACCCGCTTGAGAATCAGGGAGCAAATAGTTATCTCAACAGTCATGACTTGCTTACCCATTTACACCATGGCATCCACCTTCCTTGCAACAATGAGCCTGCTCATCGCTCAAATGGTGTCCGCTTCCAGCACCACCACTGCAGCCATACCTTCCCCGCAGACAGTCAGCAGTGACATCGCCAACACGGTGCAGGAGATGCAGCAGGCGCGCTACTTCACCTTTGTCATGCTCGTCAGGATGGTGCAGGAGAAGATACCGCGCAACACCACCTTCCTGATGCCCAGCGACAGGCTGATGTCCACGGCATCAATCTCCCAAAACCAGGTGCTAGAGTTCTTGTCCAGGCATTCCATCGCGGCGCCTCTGAAGTTCAATGATCTCATAAGGCTTCCCGATGGAACGGTAGTTCCCACCCGCCACTCAGGAGACACAATCACAGTGACCAGCAGCAGGCATCAGAAGCTCTATTTCAACGGCATCGAGCTCACTAGTCCTGATCTCTGCCACTCAGGGGAATCATTCAGGTGCCATGGAATAAACGGAGTCATAAGGCCAACAGCAGCACGGAGAGTAAAAGCAGCGACTTGCACTCGCTATGCTGCTCCAACTTCTGTAGCACCAGAGCTACCTTTGGCTGAAAACCAATCCTTGAGCACATCTTCTCTACGATCTCCCAACATAGGTTCTGCCACGATCCCTGCCCATGAACCTGCAGCAGAAAGCTCCCAATGTTCAGACACTTCTATGTCAAAAATTAGATTGGCTAGTACTACTTTGGTGACAGCATTGATGTTTTACATTTTCTAAATCTGAATCCATAGCCAGATTCTTGTTCAATGAACAGATCTTCATTCAAGGGAAAAATTAGTGCACGGAAGTAGGCTTTTGTCTTTGTTATGATGAAGCATTATATCAATCGTTATACATCTTCCAGAAGTCTGATAACTTCATATCAAGAATCATATCAGCAATAACTTACAAAtaacaaaaagaataaaaatatGAATTATTACCTGTACTGCAGAGACATGTTAATGAGTTGTGCTTGCCTCATCTAGTAGGAGAGATTTTGATAGTATGTACTCTAGAAACATTTTCCTGTAAACAAATTAAAACAAGATCATAAAAGTACAAGTACCAGGACCCAACACAATTTTATCGGGATCAGGGGCAACTTTTAGCAACCCAGAAAAACAAGTTTAATAAACCATTCTGCTGCACACTCCAGAGAAAGAtggataaaaaataataatggtCATCAGTATCGCTAAGCATAAAACTAGCAGTGTGTCTTTTAATCAACCATCTACACCTGGCTGTTTATccaaacaataaaaaaaatacatccCACCATGGCTCACAATTAAACATGACAAACAAACCCAGGAACTATAAAGTAAATAAGACATAAAGGCAAAAAGAGGGTCTTGAACACACAAAATATTAACTGGTTTAGAGGTTGGGACATTCTTCCTCCCTCTGTCAATTATTATATCAAATAACTGGGAACAAACTGATGTAAGCAACATTATACATAAACTAGGTAGAAGTGAAAGCCCAGCAAAAAGTTCAACCTGATTGAACTAAAAGAAACCAGTCTTTTGCCAGGTATACATAACAGTACTAGTCAGCAATACAAATTTGTAAATTTGAGTTTATCCACTATTTCTAACAGATACAGTGAACTGGGTCACAACCTACGTCTTCAGTCACATCTTGACTTCTAAAAGATAAGCCAAGATAGATCTGAAACAGGAACCACCCACACACAAGGTTGGCATTAACATTATCACAACCTGGTAACAATTAACTGCAATAAAGGAGTTAATACGCATACTACAATTGCGCCTCCCAATAATCTAGTTAGGGCCATGCCATGCGAGCATTGCATAAGAGCTCAATTAGTTTCCCTTTTTCTGGCTATCATCGCCAGAATGTTGCAGCTTGTTAAGTCCTGCCTCATCAGTTTTGTGCTGTTTGCCTTCGAGTTTTTCCTATGGAACAGAAAGCAGAACAGAAGTGTTAGCACTTAGCAATATACTTCAGCAGAATAAAATTGAAAAAGTGGCAGGCGAACCTTTAGTGAGTTATTCTTTGATAGAAGCTCCTCGTACTCTTTTCTGATACGGTTAACTTCATCTCTAAGTGAAGCATTTTCCTGCTTTAAAACATCAGCATGTTGAGCTAACTCTTCACACTCAGCCTGCAAAACTCACATTCATACTCCATTAACTAGTGACCAATAAATATAATGCAATCCAGTATAGCTCAAGTAGAACTAAACAGTACCTGTTTACGCAACCTAGATCTGCGTGCCGACTCCCTGTTGGACTGcttccttctttgccttttgaGTTCGCGTTCATCCTGAACAACAAGATAGTTAGCATAACTAGTTTACCTATTGCCATAATTGCTGAAGGTTCAAATTAACATCCACAGCTTATATAAAAAGTGCCAATTGAATATCTCATAGAATTGATGTAAGCCATATATCTTCTATATAACATATCATGCAGGCAGGATTTCTATAGAAACAATGCCTACAAAACAATTCACGGAAAGACATAACACACTTCATTATTGATCTGTATGTACAGGACTGAAATGAGGTTGGACCAGAGCTAGTAGCAAATATATTTATACAGCAGTTTGAGTTCAATTTCATCAATGCATTCATTCTGAACATATAGATTTTCTAGTGAATTGCTGCCTTCCCAAGGAACAGACCATTGAACTTATATGGTACATACAAAAATATGACAGAAATAACACAATATAGAAGGAAAAAGTTCTTCAGTAACACTGGGACATTTCCATACGGGGTTCTACCTCTGCTGCCAGGAAACGTATAGCAGACCAAGAACTACGAGATCTCCCCTGTTTAAAAATGAAAGAAGGAACAGGTAAAGAACACAGTGCGTACAAAGCAGAGCAAAAAGGACACAAACCTGTATCCACTGCTCGGCTGGGACCACAGCACCTGTAACTGTTGTCGGGGTCACTTTGCCATGAATTGCAGGAGCGGAGCTTGCTGTGTTGGCCCAATAATCCATCCCTATATTGAGGTTTGTAGTTGGACCAGGTACTGGGCCACTTGATGGCATTGGCATGATTGCCATAGTCTGGTTCAATTTTCCCTCAGATGGTGAGCGTGATGCACCATTCTGGGAACTTCGAACATCTACTTGAATGCAAATTGGCACCAAAATTAAAGAACTTCAGCAAATGCAAAAGGAGGAGAAGCAGATGTGTTAGTATATTTTACCTCCATCCTGTTCCTGTCCACTTTCCTTGTGATGTGAATCCTATAAAGATTACCCAATGATGAAAAAACATTAGAACAACTCCCAAGCATTTGCAACTAAATcatgacacgtgtcaaaaagaTTACCACATACACTTACATCTTAATCCCAACAATGACAAGCAAGTACAAAAAACTCAATAAAGCAATATTCTAGTGTGGTCTGAAATATTTGGACAACAAGCAAAGTATGTTCAATTGGACAACAATATCAGGAGGCAGATCTTCGATGGATATCCAAAAAAGATATTGCAAATTTTCTTTTGCAATTATTCTTGTGTATACATAATGCATACACAACAAAAAAAGGAGCAGAACTTACATTCTGAGAATTTCCTTCGCTCCCTTCACTTGAACTTTCACTACCGCTTTCCCCACTGCAAAAAGAAACACCAAAACTTTTAATAACTTAATGCAAATGGAAGGAGGTACACAAGAACAAAAGGTGTTTTTTACTATAAAAAACATACCTTTGAGAAGTGGCTCCATTAGCTGATGCTCCTGAGGTCTTACCATGTTCGGTAGGATTCTTCCCAGTAAGCATGTTCAAGCTACCTAAACTACCTTTGGATCTTTTTGTTGGACTTTTGTCTTTGCCTTCAGAGGGCTTCCTGTCAGTATCACCAGCTGCTGCAGTAGTTCCCTAGAAATCCTAGAGGCATTAGACTCCTGGATGATAAGCACAAGAAAGATGAAGTTAAGTTTATCATGTCTTACAGTAGCATCAGCATAGCCATTTGGAGAAGTCATAGCATAAGTAGTGAATGGATGTGCACCCTGCACAACAGTACAATGACAATCAAGGTCAGCAGTGCCATTTGACAGGTATATACTAAAAGCCATGTGTTGAGCATACCGGGGGCATAGACGGGTGAGCATATACTCCAGGAGGGTACATGACATATGGCGGTGGCGGTGTTCCATATGGTGGGATCATAGGCTGAAAGGAAGTAATGAGAAAATCATGAACCAAAAGCATGCATTCATTATTAAATTACCTATTCACTAGCAACATCAATCAATTTGTTAGAACCACTGAATTTACCTTCCAAAGTATCACATATCAGTTGCGCACTAGTACTCTTGGTTCAGATCTATAACGACAAGTCATTTTTAAAGAAGTAAGGATTATCCTACACTGTAATGAATATCGTGTAACAATAACAGTGTCAACAAGCCTGCCATATAACAGAAAAATCACCAAGCAGACAGCTCCTTAACTGCATTTGGTATAAGACCTATCAACAGCAAAATTTTCTTTGAACTATTATACAAACGTCATTTGTTCGACAGGTAAGTTATCCCATTTTAAGTGTAACAGGTAAGTAGAAATTTGACCTAAACTCAAACAACGTTCTAACTgatagagagaaaaaaagaaaatgaaaagacACTCATACAGCATTATATATTGGAAAAATAAGGCAAAAGGCTTACTTGAGCTCCCCACATGTAAGGATGACCCTGTGGACTTGATGCCACAGGTGAAGGGAAGAACCCATGTGGTGGGATTGGAGGATATGCCTGAAAAACAACAATCGAACATGATTATTAGCAAAAGTGGCATTGCTGGGACAATATCTCTGTTCATGATATAGATGGATAAAAAAGGTCAACCGCTTAATGACTTGCATCAAGAAAAGAAATACGATACGCAAGAAATACTTCGTTTCATTTTGAACctgtaaaaaaggaaaaggcacATATGTGCATTCTGATTATCCGTCGCGCAATATTACATCCGTTTAtggtaaaaaaggaaaaggcacATATGTGCATTTTGAAATACTTCGCTTTCAACTGTGCT
The nucleotide sequence above comes from Panicum virgatum strain AP13 chromosome 3K, P.virgatum_v5, whole genome shotgun sequence. Encoded proteins:
- the LOC120696997 gene encoding bZIP transcription factor 1-B-like isoform X1, which encodes MGSSGADTPSKTSKASAPQEQQPPATSGAATPAVYPDWSSFQAYPPIPPHGFFPSPVASSPQGHPYMWGAQPMIPPYGTPPPPYVMYPPGVYAHPSMPPGAHPFTTYAMTSPNGYADATGTTAAAGDTDRKPSEGKDKSPTKRSKGSLGSLNMLTGKNPTEHGKTSGASANGATSQSGESGSESSSEGSEGNSQNDSHHKESGQEQDGDVRSSQNGASRSPSEGKLNQTMAIMPMPSSGPVPGPTTNLNIGMDYWANTASSAPAIHGKVTPTTVTGAVVPAEQWIQGRSRSSWSAIRFLAAEDERELKRQRRKQSNRESARRSRLRKQAECEELAQHADVLKQENASLRDEVNRIRKEYEELLSKNNSLKEKLEGKQHKTDEAGLNKLQHSGDDSQKKGN
- the LOC120696997 gene encoding bZIP transcription factor 1-B-like isoform X3 yields the protein MIPPYGTPPPPYVMYPPGVYAHPSMPPGAHPFTTYAMTSPNGYADATGTTAAAGDTDRKPSEGKDKSPTKRSKGSLGSLNMLTGKNPTEHGKTSGASANGATSQSGESGSESSSEGSEGNSQNDSHHKESGQEQDGDVRSSQNGASRSPSEGKLNQTMAIMPMPSSGPVPGPTTNLNIGMDYWANTASSAPAIHGKVTPTTVTGAVVPAEQWIQGRSRSSWSAIRFLAAEDERELKRQRRKQSNRESARRSRLRKQAECEELAQHADVLKQENASLRDEVNRIRKEYEELLSKNNSLKEKLEGKQHKTDEAGLNKLQHSGDDSQKKGN
- the LOC120696998 gene encoding FAS1 domain-containing protein SELMODRAFT_448915-like; the protein is MASTFLATMSLLIAQMVSASSTTTAAIPSPQTVSSDIANTVQEMQQARYFTFVMLVRMVQEKIPRNTTFLMPSDRLMSTASISQNQVLEFLSRHSIAAPLKFNDLIRLPDGTVVPTRHSGDTITVTSSRHQKLYFNGIELTSPDLCHSGESFRCHGINGVIRPTAARRVKAATCTRYAAPTSVAPELPLAENQSLSTSSLRSPNIGSATIPAHEPAAESSQCSDTSMSKIRLASTTLVTALMFYIF
- the LOC120696997 gene encoding bZIP transcription factor 1-B-like isoform X2 — its product is MGSSGADTPSKTSKASAPQEQQPPATSGAATPAVYPDWSSFQAYPPIPPHGFFPSPVASSPQGHPYMWGAQPMIPPYGTPPPPYVMYPPGVYAHPSMPPGAHPFTTYAMTSPNGYADATGTTAAAGDTDRKPSEGKDKSPTKRSKGSLGSLNMLTGKNPTEHGKTSGASANGATSQSGESGSESSSEGSEGNSQNDSHHKESGQEQDGDVRSSQNGASRSPSEGKLNQTMAIMPMPSSGPVPGPTTNLNIGMDYWANTASSAPAIHGKVTPTTVTGAVVPAEQWIQDERELKRQRRKQSNRESARRSRLRKQAECEELAQHADVLKQENASLRDEVNRIRKEYEELLSKNNSLKEKLEGKQHKTDEAGLNKLQHSGDDSQKKGN